In Leifsonia sp. ZF2019, a genomic segment contains:
- the rpmH gene encoding 50S ribosomal protein L34, with amino-acid sequence MSKRTFQPNNRKRAKTHGFRLRMRTRAGRAILSARRAKGREKLSA; translated from the coding sequence ATGAGCAAGAGAACGTTCCAGCCGAACAACCGCAAGCGCGCCAAGACCCACGGCTTCCGCCTGCGCATGCGCACGCGTGCCGGTCGCGCCATCCTGTCCGCTCGTCGCGCCAAGGGCCGCGAGAAGCTCTCGGCGTAG